Proteins from one Panicum virgatum strain AP13 chromosome 7K, P.virgatum_v5, whole genome shotgun sequence genomic window:
- the LOC120640810 gene encoding protein PYRICULARIA ORYZAE RESISTANCE 21-like, which yields MTILVISVDLQCCRCRAKITRVLDCLKEDFCIEKVEFEDKLNKVIVRGKFSGEKLSKKICYKAGRIVKEITIVEVWPPPKPEEKPKPPEDKPKPPEEKPKPPEEKPKPPEEKPKPPPPPPKPEVKVVPYPYPYPVPYPWSSQSWACAYPPPRPWCPCPPHQACHCSKPPPQPQPPPPPPPQPPQPPPCSCSKDDDKHHHCGGRPPCSCGSRPPICWPPPPPGAYPPPWWCDMVTEENPGCSIM from the exons ATGACAATCTTGGTTATCTCCGTGGACCTGCAATGCTGCCGCTGCCGAGCCAAGATCACCAGGGTCCTGGACTGCCTCAAAG AGGATTTCTGCATTGAGAAGGTGGAGTTCGAGGACAAGCTGAACAAGGTGATTGTACGCGGCAAGTTCAGCGGCGAGAAGCTCTCCAAGAAGATCTGCTACAAGGCCGGCAGGATCGTCAAGGAGATCACCATCGTCGAGGTCTGGCCGCCGCCCAAGCCGGAGGAAAAGCCGAAGCCGCCGGAGGACAAGCCGAAGCCGCCGGAGGAGAAGCCGAAGCCGCCGGAGGAGAAGCCGAAGCCCCCGGAGGAGaagccgaagccgccgccgccgccgcccaaaccGGAGGTGAAGGTGGTGCCGTACCCGTACCCGTACCCGGTGCCGTACCCTTGGTCGTCCCAGAGCTGGGCGTGCGCGTACCCACCTCCGCGGCCGTGGTGCCCGTGCCCGCCGCACCAGGCGTGCCACTGCTCCAAGCCGccaccgcagccgcagccgccgccgccgccgccgccgcagccgcctcagccgccgccgtgctcgtgcTCCAAGGATGACGACAAGCACCACCATTGCGGCGGGAGGCCGCCGTGCAGCTGCGGTTCCAGACCGCCGATCTgctggccgcctccgccgccgggggcgTACCCGCCGCCGTGGTGGTGCGACATGGTCACCGAGGAGAACCCGGGGTGCTCCATCATGTGA